In one window of Anopheles coustani unplaced genomic scaffold, idAnoCousDA_361_x.2 U_86, whole genome shotgun sequence DNA:
- the LOC131271162 gene encoding uncharacterized protein LOC131271162 has product MPRVTRTPKPTSKPAHAENPTNPEASGSSMIVGSDTVSAKHVRTPIIDSPGASVCTMNKGEKPTSEPLCGIVAIESSGNITTAATTEEVMAKHVREPKVPGTSVCATEQKDMLIGERSGNIVLAKAIKSERAMSALSSHSSQASSVRVRELELSLRKLEEEKNIEQAYIAKKYALLSLAAEQDQDACSLYSRSSKTSSRQTSAEAPIKQSHAPSGSHTIAESKTHSGLNKEKVAARKAISRELPKFDGNAENWPLFIATYNRTTEMCGFTEEENLIRLQNGLIGKALEAVRSLLMYPSNNARIINTLRVLYGQPERIIHQLTLKIGALPTPKEDRLETLVDFAVAVQNYCATVEACDIPDYLYNVTLLHQLVGKLPPTVKLQWAQHKATLPEANLSSFSDWLFTLAEAVSGVIIPSTTEMDQKKPSVPQMSDRRGRRVNSHTVDIPRRRTTETGQCCVVCNKNCKLLTECKTFQQMTRQERWEVVNRNALCRSCLQQYKGPPEACCSFQLCGKHGCVRKHHQLLHNEHQRTNPSLQQPRIDPNLNVSHNTHLSVSGSVLLKYVPITVVGAGKQIDTFALLDEGSELTLIDQALVDEMELNGKLNPLSVKWSDGTIRAEPKSQMVNIQIVAAGRKFTLKKARTVAHLKLTPQTANMTHLADRYQHLKGLPLVSYENATPRILIGASHPQIAAARKIKEGRYGEPLAAKTSLGWTVYGPVGGNAGKSSSPPSLYIHRYEDNVDADMHRALLEYFSLDNMGVTKPAKPLMAADDERAMNILQTRTSFNGTRYETGLLWRFDNVNLPPNKDMALRRHQNLERRMEKYPELARVLKQTIADYCRKDYIRELSTIEQADVKWYLPIFPVVNPNKPGKVRIVWDAAAKTYQGLSLNSMLLKGPDLVTPLFDILLRFRVHRIGIAGDIREMFHQIGIIDEDQRYQCFLWTKDDGKPAVYAMKVMTFGACCSPCTAQYIKNLNADQYQASHPEAWSAIVKSHYVDDLLISVKTEAEAAKLINDVGLVHAAGGFEIRNWISNSTEVMSAVQQSSPVNKYLDLSSEPSMEKVLGMWWDIQSDMLTYKIGWQRFDEELLTGKRHPTKREMLKVLMTIFDPLGLIAHYLCFLKVVIQDVWRSGVDWDEEVNSAEYNEWIKWVEVLPQVEQ; this is encoded by the coding sequence ATGCCAAGAGTAACGCGAACACCGAAACCCACATCGAAACCCGCGCATGCGGAGAACCCGACAAATCCAGAAGCTTCAGGAAGCAGTATGATCGTGGGTTCAGACACGGTTTCGGCGAAGCACGTGCGTACGCCGATTATCGATTCTCCTGGAGCGTCAGTGTGCACCATGAATAAAGGAGAAAAGCCAACAAGTGAGCCATTGTGTggtatagtagccatagaaaGTTCGGGAAACATAACCACAGCGGCAACCACAGAAGAGGTTATGGCGAAGCACGTGCGTGAGCCGAAAGTTCCTGGTACGTCAGTGTGTGCCACGGAACAAAAAGATATGTTGATAGGTGAGCGATCTGGAAATATTGTTCTCGCAAAGGCCATCAAGTCGGAGCGGGCCATGTCTGCGCTTTCCTCCCATAGTTCGCAAGCGTCATCAGTGCGTGTTCGTGAGCTGGAGCTTTCGTTGAGGAaattggaagaagaaaaaaacatcgagCAGGCATATATTGCAAAAAAGTATGCGTTATTGTCCCTAGCAGCAGAACAAGACCAGGATGCCTGCTCCCTCTACAGCCGATCCAGTAAGACTAGTAGCCGCCAAACTAGTGCAGAGGCACCAATTAAGCAAAGCCATGCTCCGTCGGGGTCGCATACGATCGCCGAATCTAAAACACACTCTGGGCTGAATAAGGAGAAAGTAGCAGCACGTAAGGCGATTTCCCGAGAACTTCCAAAATTCGATGGGAACGCTGAAAATTGGCCGCTATTCATTGCAACCTACAACCGCACCACTGAAATGTGTGGCTTTACCGAGGAGGAGAATTTGATACGGTTGCAAAACGGCCTCATCGGGAAAGCGCTGGAAGCTGTGCGCAGTCTGTTGATGTACCCAAGCAACAATGCCCGGATAATAAATACATTGAGGGTGTTATACGGACAACCCGAGCGTATAATCCATCAACTGACTTTGAAGATAGGCGCTCTTCCCACCCCCAAAGAAGATAGACTGGAAACACTAGTGGATTTTGCGGTGGCAGTGCAAAATTACTGTGCAACTGTGGAGGCGTGCGACATTCCGGACTACCTATACAATGTTACACTACTGCACCAGTTAGTCGGAAAGCTTCCCCCCACAGTAAAGCTCCAGTGGGCACAACATAAAGCCACTTTACCCGAAGCTAACCTCTCGTCTTTTAGTGACTGGTTGTTCACTTTAGCCGAAGCGGTTAGTGGCGTTATAATACCGTCGACAACGGAGATGGATCAAAAGAAGCCGAGCGTGCCCCAGATGTCTGACAGACGAGGCAGGCGAGTAAACTCGCACACTGTAGACATACCTAGACGACGGACTACCGAAACAGGACAATGTTGTGTCGTTTGCAATAAGAACTGCAAGTTATTAACTGAatgcaaaacttttcagcAAATGACACGTCAGGAGCGTTGGGAGGTGGTGAACCGGAACGCGCTTTGTAGGAGTTGCCTGCAGCAATACAAAGGCCCACCCGAAGCGTGCTGCAGTTTTCAACTGTGTGGAAAACACGGATGCGTGCGGAAACATCACCAGCTGCTGCACAACGAGCATCAACGAACCAACCCGTCGTTGCAACAGCCTCGCATCGATCCAAATCTAAACGTGTCCCACAACACCCACCTATCGGTATCCGGGTCGGTGTTGTTGAAATACGTACCAATAACGGTTGTAGGTGCGGGGAAGCAGATCGATACGTTTGCACTCCTGGACGAAGGATCGGAATTAACGCTCATCGATCAAGCGTTAGTCGACGAGATGGAACTGAATGGAAAGCTCAACCCGCTCAGCGTCAAGTGGTCCGATGGCACGATCAGGGCGGAACCAAAGTCGCAAATGGTAAACATTCAGATTGTTGCTGCAGGGCGAAAGTTCACTTTGAAGAAGGCTAGAACAGTAGCTCATCTCAAGCTCACACCTCAGACCGCAAATATGACTCATCTGGCTGATCGATACCAACATCTTAAAGGCTTGCCGTTAGTGTCTTACGAGAATGCTACACCGCGGATACTCATCGGTGCGAGTCATCCCCAAATAGCAGCAGcacggaaaataaaagaaggacGCTACGGGGAGCCACTAGCAGCAAAAACGAGCCTAGGCTGGACAGTATACGGTCCAGTAGGAGGTAACGCGGGTAAATCATCGAGTCCACCATCGTTATACATTCATCGCTATGAGGACAACGTAGACGCAGATATGCACCGTGCCCTGTTGGAGTATTTCTCGCTAGACAATATGGGCGTGACAAAACCTGCAAAACCGCTGATGGCCGCCGATGATGAGCGCGCGATGAACATTCTTCAAACCCGCACCAGTTTCAACGGAACGCGTTATGAGACAGGACTACTCTGGCGTTTTGATAACGTTAACTTGCCACCAAACAAAGATATGGCGCTGCGCAGACATCAAAACCTAGAGAGACGTATGGAAAAGTACCCAGAGCTTGCTCGTGTGCTCAAGCAAACCATAGCGGATTATTGTCGGAAGGACTACATACGTGAACTTTCCACAATCGAACAAGCAGACGTCAAGTGGTAccttcccatttttcccgtCGTTAACCCTAACAAACCGGGGAAAGTCAGAATAGTGTGGGATGCAGCTGCCAAAACTTACCAAGGGCTATCCCTGAATTCTATGTTATTGAAAGGACCTGATCTCGTCACTCCATTGTTCGACATCCTACTTCGTTTCCGGGTTCATCGCATTGGTATAGCCGGAGATATCCGCGAGATGTTCCATCAAATTGGCATCATCGACGAGGACCAACGGTACCAGTGTTTTTTGTGGACAAAGGACGATGGGAAACCAGCAGTGTACGCAATGAAAGTCATGACCTTTGGAGCTTGCTGTTCGCCATGTACGGCACAATACATCAAGAACCTCAACGCAGATCAGTATCAAGCTAGTCATCCAGAGGCCTGGAGTGCTATCGTAAAGTCTCATTACGTGGATGACTTGCTGATAAGTGTTAAAACGGAGGCAGAGGCGGCGAAGCTGATCAACGACGTAGGCCTGGTACATGCAGCAGGGGGTTTTGAGATCAGGAATTGGATCTCAAACTCCACAGAAGTCATGTCAGCAGTTCAACAGAGCAGTCCCGTCAACAAATATTTAGATCTTTCCTCAGAACCATCGATGGAAAAAGTATTGGGAATGTGGTGGGACATCCAGAGCGACATGCTCACCTATAAAATCGGCTGGCAACGTTTTGACGAGGAGTTATTGACCGGTAAACGTCACCCAACCAAGCGAGAGATGCTTAAAGTTCTCATGACGATCTTCGACCCACTAGGCCTAATTGCACACTATCTGTGCTTTTTGAAGGTAGTGATTCAGGATGTTTGGCGATCTGGCGTCGACTGGGACGAAGAGGTGAACTCAGCAGAATACAACGAGTGGATTAAATGGGTGGAAGTTTTGCCGCAAGTGGAACAA